In Candidatus Methanoperedens sp., the following are encoded in one genomic region:
- a CDS encoding PAS domain S-box protein, whose protein sequence is MNPIWKLVILVAFVSFIGYVLEESIELSTLNNAESPGELLEIISDLFAVFVAISIFTITWYAYNKSRDNHSLFLGSAFLIIGLLILFHLLSYPFMPDFINSNSSHKAGIFFFESRFILAVSLISSVYIHNDSLPKLINKKVMVLSVIVILSVFLSSVFVHDNMFFLGFTLDNYSIPAVMLLFITTIIILVAGYLYAKRARETGQRNLQYLTYGSVIIIFSNMVYLYSEFSGHFLIIASFFYFYLGLYRSSIELPYEKLAIAEENLRIRAENKYLNIFDNANDAIITTDLEDKVTSWNRSAENLFGWNAHEVMEKKLSSLIVPLNLQIYREDLIRNTINGKSASGVETIYMRKDGTRIFVNLTTSQLLDLNQNLAGLSFIVRDITERKKAEDLLNKSKEFAETVINSMNDAIAIIDINNFRITDVNSVFLEIYGMKKEELMGKTCYEITHKRSSPCTSPDDICPLINTLNSGKYSEAEHVHYIRGGKKQYVEVSTSPIKDKTGKVVNVIYVSRDITERKLAEKQIEISLKEKETLLKEIHHRVKNNMQIVSSLLDCHAHYIKDKNVIDIFTESQNRITSMSLVHEKLYQSKDLAKIDFNDYINDLAANLFQSYVVNSDKITLNIKIENIQLDIDSAIPCGLIINELVTNSLKYAFPGGKKGEVRIALRKMDEEMFELVIGDNGIGLPRDLDFRKTSSLGLHLVTILAENQLHGEINVNTDTGTEFQIKFGGIK, encoded by the coding sequence TTGAATCCAATATGGAAATTAGTGATCCTGGTTGCGTTTGTTTCCTTTATAGGATACGTTCTGGAAGAATCTATAGAATTATCAACGTTAAATAATGCCGAATCACCGGGAGAACTTTTAGAGATTATATCTGACCTGTTCGCTGTGTTTGTGGCTATTTCAATTTTTACTATAACGTGGTATGCATATAATAAAAGCCGGGATAATCATTCTCTTTTTCTTGGTTCCGCTTTCTTAATTATTGGACTTTTAATTCTGTTTCATTTACTTTCTTATCCTTTTATGCCGGATTTCATCAATTCCAACTCGTCTCACAAAGCAGGGATTTTCTTTTTTGAATCCAGATTCATCCTGGCTGTTTCACTTATATCAAGTGTATATATTCATAATGATTCACTTCCTAAATTGATTAACAAAAAAGTAATGGTTTTGTCTGTAATAGTAATATTGTCAGTTTTCCTGTCTTCTGTTTTCGTCCACGATAATATGTTCTTTCTGGGATTTACCCTTGATAATTATTCCATTCCAGCTGTAATGTTATTATTCATAACAACAATAATTATTTTAGTTGCAGGCTACCTTTATGCAAAAAGAGCCAGGGAAACAGGGCAGAGAAACCTTCAATATTTAACATATGGTTCTGTTATAATAATTTTCAGTAATATGGTCTACCTTTATAGTGAATTCTCAGGACATTTCCTGATAATTGCCAGTTTTTTTTATTTTTATCTTGGCCTATATAGATCATCCATAGAATTACCATATGAAAAGCTGGCCATAGCAGAGGAAAATCTTCGCATAAGAGCAGAGAATAAGTACCTTAATATATTCGATAATGCAAATGATGCAATCATAACAACGGACCTTGAAGATAAAGTTACTTCATGGAACCGCAGCGCGGAGAATCTTTTTGGATGGAATGCACATGAAGTAATGGAAAAGAAACTTTCCAGCCTGATAGTTCCGTTAAATTTACAGATTTACAGGGAAGATCTCATCCGTAATACTATAAATGGCAAATCGGCTTCCGGGGTAGAAACAATATACATGCGTAAAGATGGTACCAGGATTTTTGTGAATTTGACAACGTCTCAATTGCTGGATTTGAATCAGAATTTAGCTGGTCTGTCATTCATAGTTCGTGATATTACTGAACGCAAAAAAGCAGAAGATTTACTGAATAAATCAAAGGAATTCGCCGAAACCGTGATTAACAGTATGAATGACGCTATTGCTATCATTGATATTAATAATTTCAGGATAACCGATGTAAACTCGGTTTTCCTGGAGATTTATGGGATGAAGAAAGAAGAATTGATGGGAAAAACCTGTTACGAGATCACACATAAACGTTCTTCGCCATGTACTTCTCCAGACGATATCTGCCCTCTAATTAATACTTTGAATTCGGGTAAATATTCAGAAGCAGAGCATGTGCATTATATCAGGGGTGGAAAAAAGCAATATGTTGAGGTTTCTACATCGCCCATAAAGGATAAAACCGGGAAGGTTGTAAATGTTATTTATGTGTCAAGGGACATTACTGAACGAAAGCTGGCAGAAAAACAAATTGAAATCTCCCTAAAGGAAAAAGAAACGCTTCTAAAAGAAATCCATCATCGTGTCAAGAACAATATGCAGATTGTTTCCAGTCTTCTGGATTGTCACGCCCATTATATCAAAGATAAAAATGTGATTGACATATTTACCGAAAGCCAGAACAGAATAACTTCCATGTCTCTTGTTCATGAAAAACTCTATCAATCCAAAGATCTGGCAAAAATTGACTTCAATGATTACATCAATGATCTGGCTGCTAATCTTTTTCAGTCTTATGTAGTCAATTCGGACAAAATAACACTTAACATAAAAATTGAAAATATCCAGTTAGATATTGATTCTGCCATTCCATGTGGACTGATAATCAATGAACTGGTCACTAATTCTTTAAAATACGCATTTCCAGGGGGCAAAAAAGGTGAAGTCAGGATAGCATTACGAAAAATGGATGAAGAAATGTTTGAACTTGTGATCGGCGATAATGGCATCGGCCTGCCAAGAGACCTTGATTTTAGAAAAACCAGCTCATTGGGTTTGCATCTGGTCACAATACTGGCAGAAAACCAGCTACATGGTGAAATCAATGTAAATACAGATACAGGGACGGAATTTCAAATTAAGTTCGGAGGGATAAAATGA
- a CDS encoding response regulator, whose amino-acid sequence MNTAKKIIIVEDEVIIAEGLQRKLTTMGYDIIGIASSGEEAVKKVKENNPDLVLMDIVIHGKIDGIETAAQIHSLFDIPVVYLTAYADEKTLERAKITEPFGYLIKPFKDRELQITIEIALYKHGMGQKLKESEKSLREKNQWLTAVIESVGDAVIATDPDGSIRLMNPIAEALTGWKQNDAIGKPLTCVFNIISETNIKLEDPVRKAVKEDIFYGLADHTILITKEGMKIPVDIIGSSIKIDGNNIIGIVLIFYDISERTRNYEAMKILHRKGV is encoded by the coding sequence ATGAATACTGCAAAAAAAATAATTATTGTTGAAGATGAAGTCATTATTGCAGAAGGCTTACAAAGGAAATTAACGACGATGGGATATGATATTATCGGAATAGCATCTTCAGGGGAAGAGGCTGTCAAAAAGGTAAAAGAAAATAATCCTGATCTGGTGTTGATGGACATCGTAATACATGGTAAGATAGACGGAATTGAAACTGCAGCACAAATACATTCTCTTTTTGACATCCCTGTCGTGTACCTTACTGCTTATGCTGATGAAAAAACACTGGAAAGAGCAAAAATAACAGAGCCTTTTGGGTATTTAATTAAACCGTTTAAAGATAGAGAATTACAGATTACAATTGAGATAGCTCTCTACAAACATGGAATGGGACAGAAACTAAAAGAGAGTGAAAAGAGTTTGAGAGAGAAAAACCAGTGGCTGACAGCAGTTATTGAAAGCGTAGGTGATGCGGTCATTGCCACTGATCCGGATGGATCAATAAGACTTATGAACCCGATCGCAGAGGCATTGACAGGCTGGAAGCAGAACGATGCGATAGGAAAACCTCTGACGTGTGTCTTTAATATTATCAGCGAAACCAATATAAAATTAGAAGATCCTGTAAGAAAGGCAGTCAAAGAAGATATTTTCTATGGTCTTGCGGATCATACAATATTGATAACAAAGGAAGGTATGAAAATACCTGTTGATATTATCGGTTCAAGCATCAAAATTGATGGAAATAACATTATTGGTATTGTACTGATTTTCTATGATATTTCTGAGCGCACAAGAAATTATGAGGCGATGAAAATATTGCATAGGAAGGGAGTGTAA
- a CDS encoding class I SAM-dependent methyltransferase family protein encodes MKAVRVSAGESESVRQKLLSESALDTNRKLVKKNGFIEIPVMESFKTDEFFLFEQDRPEYYFQEKTLSSILNIPDTEKKLLPRGWQVIGKIIIVTLNENLEHRKKEVGEALLTLYPRCKTVLLDRGIIGRMREPLREIIAGSCTETIHKENGCFFKLDTMRVMFSQGNLAEKKRMSRLGKDETVVDMFAGVGYFSIPMAVHSKPKKIISIEINPVSFGFLKENITLNRAGNIIVPIAGDCAEVTPCAIADRVIMGYLDGHEYLPQGISALLPGGILHYHEAVPEAIEQRPAERILDASKRHGRSAKIIGMHRIKKYAPGVWHVVVDARVD; translated from the coding sequence ATGAAAGCTGTCCGCGTAAGTGCAGGAGAATCAGAATCAGTCCGCCAGAAACTACTTTCAGAATCGGCTCTTGATACAAACAGGAAGTTAGTGAAAAAGAATGGTTTTATTGAGATTCCTGTTATGGAATCATTTAAAACAGATGAATTTTTTTTGTTTGAGCAAGACAGACCTGAATATTATTTTCAGGAAAAAACACTCAGCAGCATCCTTAACATTCCTGACACTGAGAAAAAATTATTGCCGCGGGGATGGCAGGTCATCGGGAAAATAATAATTGTAACTCTTAATGAAAATCTGGAACATCGAAAAAAAGAGGTAGGGGAAGCATTACTCACACTTTATCCAAGATGTAAAACAGTGCTTCTTGACAGGGGTATAATCGGCCGGATGAGAGAGCCTCTGCGTGAGATCATAGCCGGGAGTTGCACTGAAACAATTCATAAAGAAAACGGTTGCTTTTTTAAGCTTGATACCATGCGGGTCATGTTCTCGCAGGGAAATCTTGCTGAAAAAAAACGAATGAGCAGACTTGGAAAGGATGAAACTGTCGTTGATATGTTCGCAGGGGTAGGTTATTTTTCAATACCCATGGCAGTCCACTCAAAACCCAAAAAAATAATTTCCATTGAAATAAACCCGGTTTCATTCGGGTTTCTGAAGGAAAATATCACTCTCAACAGGGCAGGGAATATCATTGTACCCATAGCAGGGGATTGTGCAGAAGTAACTCCCTGTGCAATAGCAGACCGCGTTATTATGGGATACCTGGATGGCCATGAATATCTCCCTCAAGGGATCAGCGCCCTGTTACCGGGAGGTATCCTGCATTATCATGAGGCTGTGCCGGAGGCTATTGAGCAGCGTCCCGCGGAGAGGATATTGGATGCTTCTAAGAGGCATGGAAGGAGTGCGAAGATAATCGGGATGCACAGGATCAAGAAATATGCGCCCGGGGTCTGGCATGTGGTTGTGGATGCGAGGGTGGATTAG
- a CDS encoding pyridoxamine 5'-phosphate oxidase, with product MDLKDYIEFANKNPACYLATADIDQPRVRGFLMWYADESGFYFHTGTTKSVCKQLQKNPKIEVCFIAPSQDPAKMKMMRLAGKVKFLDDLKLKARLLEERPFLKAIGTGKPDDPLFAVFKIYTGEAYFWTMENNMRESETEKIKF from the coding sequence ATGGATTTAAAAGATTATATTGAATTTGCAAACAAGAATCCTGCATGTTATCTTGCGACCGCAGACATTGACCAGCCCAGAGTAAGGGGGTTCCTGATGTGGTATGCCGATGAAAGCGGTTTTTATTTCCATACGGGGACTACGAAAAGTGTATGCAAACAATTACAGAAGAATCCAAAAATTGAAGTTTGCTTTATAGCCCCGTCACAGGACCCTGCGAAAATGAAGATGATGAGATTAGCGGGAAAAGTGAAGTTTCTTGATGATCTCAAACTCAAAGCGAGATTACTTGAGGAGAGACCTTTCTTGAAAGCAATTGGGACAGGAAAGCCTGATGACCCGCTCTTTGCAGTATTTAAAATATATACCGGGGAAGCATATTTCTGGACAATGGAAAACAATATGAGGGAATCAGAAACCGAGAAGATCAAGTTTTAG
- a CDS encoding homoserine dehydrogenase, which translates to MRIINISIIGFGAVGQGVARSILSKQEYLKKEGIDLRVVGISDSRGCEINTKGIDLESALLRKKQKGSVADGSKNALDIIRDVEHDIVVEATPTNINNGEPGLSNMRLAFKSGKHVVTSNKGPLALHFNELKEAAEDNGLFFRYEATVGGAVPIFNLVHEALAGNTVTGIEGILNGTCNYILTRMSEERMPYDLVLKEAQELGIAETDPAYDVEGIDSAIKLVIIANSIFGLDSTYRDVDVTGITKITPEALELANRNNYVVKLICEAREGKLTVAPRLVPKRHPLAVGGTLNVASILTDLAGRITISGKGAGSIETASSILSDILYIARSS; encoded by the coding sequence ATGAGAATAATCAATATTTCTATAATCGGATTTGGCGCAGTAGGCCAGGGTGTCGCACGTTCCATTTTATCAAAGCAGGAATATCTTAAAAAAGAAGGAATTGACCTTCGCGTTGTGGGAATATCAGATTCAAGAGGCTGTGAAATAAATACCAAAGGAATTGATCTTGAGAGCGCGCTTTTAAGAAAAAAACAAAAAGGCTCAGTTGCAGACGGTTCGAAGAATGCACTTGATATCATTCGCGATGTAGAACATGATATTGTTGTTGAAGCCACTCCTACAAATATAAATAATGGGGAACCTGGACTCAGCAATATGCGCCTGGCATTCAAATCTGGAAAACATGTTGTAACATCTAATAAAGGCCCTTTAGCGTTGCATTTTAACGAATTGAAAGAGGCAGCAGAGGATAACGGTCTTTTCTTCAGGTATGAGGCAACTGTGGGCGGAGCAGTCCCGATTTTTAACCTTGTTCATGAAGCACTGGCAGGAAACACTGTCACCGGGATAGAAGGGATCTTAAATGGCACATGCAATTACATCTTGACGAGGATGTCCGAAGAAAGAATGCCGTATGATCTTGTTCTTAAGGAAGCGCAGGAACTGGGGATAGCCGAAACCGACCCTGCGTATGATGTTGAAGGTATTGATTCTGCGATAAAGCTTGTAATAATTGCAAACTCCATTTTCGGGCTTGATTCTACTTACAGGGATGTTGATGTTACGGGCATCACGAAAATAACGCCTGAAGCGCTTGAACTGGCTAACAGGAATAATTATGTCGTCAAACTTATCTGCGAAGCACGGGAAGGAAAACTCACGGTAGCGCCCCGGCTTGTTCCGAAACGCCATCCCCTTGCAGTAGGAGGAACGTTGAACGTGGCATCAATACTAACAGACCTTGCAGGAAGGATCACTATCAGCGGCAAGGGTGCCGGTTCGATTGAAACTGCAAGCTCAATCCTTAGCGATATCCTGTATATTGCCCGAAGTTCATGA
- a CDS encoding DNA polymerase subunit beta, whose translation MLRTRLRDFIVTKDDWIFAVADYCHEGGIRSILRYVPDPQGSRGSGKKYRKMDFDDAFIFMKKARPGWVSDVHIVPWDSVKEILAPDKRLPQLIEKNGKVKAIVQSLEKYVPVGNMGVTGSLLPGLEIGSSDIDFIVYGNSWFTARDIIRLEKQKKNPITEISDDMWQDIYKKRRPDISFDEFLLHETRKGNRGMVGGTYFDLLYVRDWKDIAPCLRGTDIGNKTIEATVTNADFAFDSPAIYKIDHPEISYVLSYTHTYAGQALVGERIEARGMVEIAGNMKRLIVGTTREPKGEWIRSLTLLEG comes from the coding sequence ATGCTCCGTACACGACTCCGTGATTTCATCGTAACAAAAGACGACTGGATATTCGCAGTTGCAGATTACTGCCATGAAGGTGGAATCCGCTCGATCCTGAGATATGTTCCGGACCCGCAGGGCTCAAGGGGAAGCGGGAAAAAATATCGTAAAATGGATTTTGATGATGCATTCATATTCATGAAGAAAGCCCGCCCCGGATGGGTGAGTGACGTGCATATCGTGCCATGGGATTCGGTCAAAGAGATACTTGCGCCTGATAAAAGGCTGCCGCAGCTAATAGAAAAGAACGGAAAAGTAAAGGCAATTGTACAATCGCTTGAAAAATATGTGCCTGTTGGAAATATGGGTGTTACCGGGTCTCTTCTTCCCGGTCTTGAAATAGGATCATCAGATATTGATTTTATCGTTTATGGAAACTCATGGTTCACTGCACGTGATATTATCCGGCTGGAAAAACAAAAGAAAAACCCGATCACAGAAATCAGTGATGATATGTGGCAGGATATTTATAAGAAACGCAGGCCTGATATCTCATTCGATGAATTCCTGCTCCATGAGACCAGGAAAGGTAACAGGGGAATGGTGGGAGGAACGTATTTTGACCTGCTTTATGTCCGTGATTGGAAGGATATAGCGCCATGTTTACGCGGAACGGATATCGGCAATAAAACCATTGAGGCAACCGTTACAAATGCTGATTTTGCATTTGACAGCCCTGCGATCTATAAAATTGACCATCCTGAGATAAGTTATGTGCTATCTTATACACATACCTATGCAGGGCAGGCGCTGGTGGGCGAGCGAATCGAAGCGCGCGGCATGGTGGAGATTGCGGGAAACATGAAACGGCTTATTGTGGGGACAACCAGGGAGCCTAAAGGGGAATGGATAAGGTCGTTGACGCTGCTTGAAGGATGA
- a CDS encoding glucose starvation-inducible protein B, which produces MPQKEEKRKEGTKETGKMTKEEAGRKGAESRGRETSKVGTSSRSEAGRKGGEATKETHGREFYQEIGRKGGQASGQERSSKMEETSEMGRSSERGGEVVVKRSGKDIDVTFSNEQDAQDWENSIRPMLEESGYHFTREKPAAAAAEAAG; this is translated from the coding sequence ATGCCGCAGAAAGAAGAGAAGAGAAAAGAAGGGACAAAAGAAACTGGCAAAATGACTAAAGAAGAGGCTGGCCGCAAGGGCGCAGAATCCCGTGGACGGGAAACTTCGAAAGTGGGTACATCATCCCGTTCTGAAGCAGGACGCAAGGGTGGAGAGGCAACTAAGGAAACACACGGCCGTGAGTTCTATCAGGAGATCGGCAGAAAGGGGGGACAAGCTTCTGGACAAGAGAGATCGTCTAAGATGGAAGAAACTTCTGAAATGGGAAGATCATCTGAAAGAGGAGGAGAAGTGGTTGTAAAACGCAGTGGAAAAGATATAGATGTCACCTTCTCAAATGAGCAGGATGCTCAGGACTGGGAGAATAGTATAAGGCCAATGCTTGAAGAAAGCGGTTACCACTTTACAAGAGAGAAACCTGCTGCAGCAGCTGCAGAGGCCGCCGGATAA
- a CDS encoding Rieske (2Fe-2S) protein — translation MLKSCCKTNMLQHWSENMDDKITFTITRRKLTELIMALVALFFAGGALASILKYLWPATSAKGDAAEIKIANADEVPTGSARKFMFNGKAAVLLHMPAGFRAFGSVCTHLGCISYWKEDEGILFCPCHLGKFDPNTGAVISGPPPSPLPAIDIVVKEGAVYALKWKDPAYVRTISFYAGAA, via the coding sequence ATGTTAAAGAGCTGCTGCAAGACGAATATGTTACAACACTGGAGTGAGAACATGGATGATAAAATAACTTTTACAATTACAAGAAGGAAGCTTACTGAGCTTATTATGGCACTTGTTGCATTATTCTTTGCAGGAGGCGCCCTGGCATCGATATTGAAATACCTCTGGCCTGCCACTTCTGCAAAAGGCGATGCCGCCGAAATAAAAATTGCAAATGCAGATGAAGTTCCGACAGGCAGTGCCAGGAAGTTCATGTTTAACGGGAAAGCGGCCGTACTCCTGCATATGCCCGCAGGTTTTCGAGCTTTCGGATCCGTTTGCACGCATCTTGGATGTATCTCTTACTGGAAAGAGGATGAAGGCATCCTGTTCTGCCCATGCCACCTGGGAAAGTTCGATCCGAACACAGGCGCTGTAATATCAGGACCGCCCCCATCCCCATTACCGGCAATTGATATTGTCGTAAAAGAAGGAGCGGTCTATGCGCTTAAATGGAAAGATCCTGCATATGTGAGGACCATTTCATTCTATGCCGGAGCTGCCTAG
- a CDS encoding cytochrome b6 (electron transport protein), which yields MPELPRGDHMRLEDKIYKWFDDRFKLKELLTPIIKHPAPEYAVTNPLYCLGGIAFLCFLILVGTGVFLAMYYKPTPLEAYKSVEHIMTAVPMGSLIRSLHHWAANTMIAAVMLHMMRIYFMGAYKKPRELNWVVGVTLLLITTTFGFSGYLLPWDQLAFWATKIGTGIAGSIPVIGEYISLILVGGTDIGAETMTRFFAIHVMILPITIAILLLMHFAMVRIQGISGRL from the coding sequence ATGCCGGAGCTGCCTAGGGGTGATCATATGAGACTTGAAGATAAGATATACAAATGGTTCGATGACAGGTTTAAGTTAAAAGAATTACTCACCCCGATTATCAAGCATCCTGCTCCGGAATATGCGGTGACAAACCCTTTGTACTGCCTCGGAGGGATTGCTTTCCTGTGTTTCCTGATACTTGTTGGAACTGGCGTATTCCTGGCAATGTACTATAAGCCTACACCACTTGAAGCATATAAAAGCGTTGAACATATCATGACCGCAGTTCCCATGGGAAGCCTGATAAGGAGCCTCCACCACTGGGCTGCAAATACTATGATCGCCGCAGTAATGCTTCATATGATGAGGATATACTTCATGGGAGCATATAAGAAACCGCGGGAATTGAACTGGGTTGTTGGTGTAACACTCCTATTGATCACCACAACTTTCGGGTTCTCAGGATACCTTCTGCCATGGGACCAGCTTGCGTTCTGGGCAACAAAAATAGGAACAGGGATCGCGGGATCGATACCAGTCATAGGAGAATATATTTCCTTAATACTGGTAGGAGGAACAGACATTGGCGCTGAGACAATGACAAGGTTCTTTGCCATTCATGTAATGATCCTTCCAATAACCATTGCAATTCTCCTGTTAATGCATTTTGCCATGGTCAGGATACAGGGAATTTCAGGGAGGCTCTGA
- a CDS encoding amino acid-binding protein produces MIVSMTLELKDIPGQLVLALSPISEFHGNIMSVVHQHDEKTPRGSIPVQITFEIEHSVLNKLIDRLEKSGVKVARVGEERLRSTVSVVLIGHIVHSDMGDTIDKIDSTGFAEVVDMSLSMPAIEKTSSAYLVINAIGEKELGKALDIMREVAAKKDLLLIEPIRLNSVGS; encoded by the coding sequence ATGATAGTTTCGATGACCCTGGAGCTTAAGGATATCCCCGGACAACTGGTGCTGGCGCTCTCGCCAATATCGGAATTCCACGGGAATATCATGAGCGTAGTTCACCAGCATGACGAGAAAACACCACGCGGATCAATACCTGTACAGATAACATTTGAGATAGAACACAGCGTATTGAACAAGCTTATTGACCGGCTTGAAAAAAGTGGTGTAAAAGTAGCAAGGGTCGGGGAAGAAAGATTAAGGTCAACGGTTTCTGTTGTTCTTATCGGGCATATCGTTCATTCTGATATGGGAGATACTATTGATAAAATTGATTCAACAGGATTTGCTGAAGTCGTGGATATGTCTCTTTCAATGCCAGCTATTGAAAAAACCTCATCAGCTTATCTTGTGATCAATGCAATCGGTGAAAAAGAGTTGGGCAAGGCACTTGATATAATGAGAGAAGTTGCAGCCAAGAAAGACCTTCTTCTGATAGAGCCTATTCGCCTGAATTCGGTGGGATCATGA
- a CDS encoding DUF541 domain-containing protein yields the protein MTQEISGNKLYSVLFILSIAIVLMAVLLFTRPAAISGQKEEHTLTISGTASKNVAPDTASLSIGVVVQAQTAKEASDKNAISMNAVINELKNLGLEDKDIQTSFLSIQPVYKTNGIQTIETYSASNNVQVTTRMLDKLSDIIDRSAAAGGNQIGGISFSVSEQQQKELQEELLTEAVSNASSKANDLAKNLDVRIVGVKTSSISDGGIIQPFLREASISQGKVATPVNPGETKVSLTVQVTYIIE from the coding sequence ATGACACAGGAAATATCCGGCAATAAATTATATTCAGTCCTTTTTATTCTGTCTATTGCCATAGTACTAATGGCAGTTTTACTATTCACCAGACCTGCGGCCATATCCGGGCAAAAAGAAGAGCACACTCTCACAATTTCAGGCACTGCGAGTAAAAATGTAGCCCCTGATACTGCTTCATTGAGCATTGGTGTTGTTGTTCAGGCACAAACTGCAAAGGAAGCTTCAGATAAGAATGCCATTTCAATGAATGCAGTAATTAATGAACTCAAGAATCTCGGGCTTGAGGATAAAGACATTCAAACGTCTTTTCTTTCCATCCAGCCTGTTTACAAAACTAATGGCATACAAACCATTGAAACTTATTCTGCATCCAATAATGTACAGGTTACGACCAGGATGTTAGATAAACTGAGCGATATTATTGACAGATCCGCAGCCGCAGGGGGCAACCAGATTGGAGGAATATCCTTTTCCGTATCCGAACAACAACAAAAGGAACTTCAGGAGGAGCTGCTGACAGAAGCTGTATCGAATGCATCATCAAAGGCCAATGATCTTGCTAAAAATCTGGATGTCAGGATAGTCGGTGTGAAGACATCTTCCATAAGTGATGGCGGGATTATTCAACCATTTCTCAGGGAGGCATCAATTTCGCAAGGAAAAGTTGCTACACCAGTTAATCCCGGGGAGACAAAAGTTTCATTAACTGTCCAGGTAACATACATAATTGAGTAA
- a CDS encoding thymidylate synthase: MKRIFIAYNGKFGERVIGNLLNYRNFCISCDKLCIFCRDNKNLDFSKNIIGIYIQPLDLPGYIEEPKKYLPHVLPENDILLAINLHPDIITELPVMAKDSGTRLIIAPVEEPNWLSPGLRNQLKEKCEKSGIVFAAPKPFCSLKKGDNPLIDDFIGQFGIGFPGFKITVQNNKIISVQILTSQPCGCAYYVAQKLKNTPVDSKLDEVISGAHHAYPCTAGMERDTELKDTILHKAGYIIREAVHNALENKEYIF; encoded by the coding sequence ATGAAACGAATTTTTATAGCATATAATGGCAAATTCGGGGAGCGCGTAATAGGGAACCTGTTAAATTACAGGAATTTCTGTATTTCCTGTGATAAATTGTGTATTTTTTGCAGGGACAATAAAAACCTGGATTTTTCAAAAAACATTATCGGGATATATATACAACCCCTGGATCTGCCCGGATATATTGAAGAGCCAAAAAAATACCTGCCCCATGTTCTTCCGGAAAACGACATATTGCTGGCAATTAACCTTCACCCGGATATTATCACCGAACTCCCGGTAATGGCAAAGGATTCCGGAACACGCTTGATAATAGCTCCTGTTGAAGAACCGAATTGGCTGTCGCCAGGATTAAGGAACCAGTTAAAAGAAAAATGCGAAAAATCCGGAATTGTATTTGCTGCGCCAAAACCATTCTGCTCCCTTAAAAAAGGTGATAATCCCTTAATTGACGATTTTATAGGGCAATTTGGAATTGGCTTTCCAGGATTTAAGATTACAGTCCAGAATAACAAAATTATTTCCGTACAGATCCTGACCAGCCAGCCATGCGGATGTGCATATTATGTGGCACAGAAACTTAAGAACACTCCGGTGGATAGCAAACTTGATGAGGTCATATCAGGGGCGCACCATGCATATCCCTGCACTGCCGGGATGGAAAGAGATACCGAACTCAAAGATACTATCCTGCACAAAGCAGGGTACATTATCAGGGAAGCAGTTCATAATGCCCTGGAAAATAAAGAATACATCTTCTAA